One part of the Streptomyces ferrugineus genome encodes these proteins:
- a CDS encoding DUF4184 family protein, whose protein sequence is MPFTLSHAAAVLPAVRTDGTGRGTLAPAVLVAGSFAPDMTYYAASVLPGAMEFGDVTHSFAGVFTVDVVVAWALVGLWLLLREPLVALLPVRRQARMATLLRCGAPRARVRPSLAASWYASAALGSLTHVVWDAFTHLDRWGMRLFPVLGEEIAGSPLYWYLQYGGSAVAALVIVAFVVVALRRSPAAAPVGVPVLSARDRWLACAVIGGLAGVAAVQRAARWWAYWGSTAKYWELIPTLCFGAGAGLVLGLPLYALGVRVWRPAAGSGSTGAGAGDAGREPSRSGRAARPSGG, encoded by the coding sequence TTGCCGTTCACGCTCAGTCATGCGGCGGCCGTACTGCCCGCCGTACGCACCGACGGAACCGGCCGGGGCACGCTGGCGCCGGCCGTGTTGGTGGCGGGGTCCTTTGCTCCCGACATGACCTACTACGCGGCGAGTGTCCTGCCGGGGGCGATGGAGTTCGGCGATGTCACGCACTCGTTCGCGGGCGTGTTCACGGTCGATGTGGTGGTCGCCTGGGCGCTGGTGGGCCTGTGGCTCCTGCTGCGCGAACCGCTGGTGGCACTGCTGCCGGTGCGGCGGCAGGCACGGATGGCCACGCTGCTGCGCTGCGGGGCGCCACGCGCGCGTGTCCGGCCGTCGCTGGCGGCGAGTTGGTACGCCTCCGCCGCACTGGGCTCCCTGACGCACGTCGTCTGGGACGCGTTCACCCATCTCGACCGCTGGGGGATGCGGCTGTTCCCGGTCCTGGGCGAGGAGATCGCGGGGTCGCCCCTGTACTGGTATCTGCAGTACGGCGGCTCGGCGGTGGCGGCGCTCGTCATCGTCGCGTTCGTGGTCGTGGCGCTACGGCGGTCCCCTGCCGCCGCGCCGGTGGGGGTACCGGTGCTTTCGGCACGGGACCGGTGGCTGGCCTGCGCGGTGATCGGCGGGTTGGCCGGGGTGGCGGCGGTGCAGCGGGCGGCGCGCTGGTGGGCTTACTGGGGGTCCACCGCGAAGTACTGGGAGCTGATCCCGACCCTGTGTTTCGGGGCGGGCGCGGGGCTCGTCCTGGGGCTGCCGCTGTACGCCCTGGGGGTCAGGGTGTGGCGTCCGGCTGCGGGCTCTGGCAGTACGGGTGCGGGTGCCGGCGATGCCGGGAGGGAGCCGAGCCGTAGCGGTCGGGCGGCGCGTCCCTCCGGGGGTTGA
- a CDS encoding lytic transglycosylase domain-containing protein, with amino-acid sequence MAAQFGRLRKGAVNTTVAAVVVAALAASQAPGVTTDDAGRRVSTGTQPSPDTPAENSATGNSPYYTDLPPLNSPNPSPSADDDTPVATGESEAGIPATVLDAYKKAEAALREAKPGCNLQWQLLAAIGKVESGQARGGRVDADGNTLSAILGPQLNGNGFASISDTDGGAYDGDSSYDRAVGPMQFIPSTWKWAGRDGNGDGRKNPNNVYDAALAAAHYLCRYGWDLSTQGDLDRAILSYNNSRDYLNLVLRWLEYYRKGTHEIPDGTGTLPSDRSDDHAGASPSPSPTPSKTPTPSKTPGGSAKPGGNSGGSTSPKPTPPSTTPPSTPPPSTTPPTPTDTVHHLEDRGTAKLTATAGDTFAGRIRTRAETKAGEGVAKVRVRFTIVGTTDAAFSNGEKYATTLTNLSGEAVAPTLKAGENTGTFVVRATVVGRTITGLDYKATVTERAADTLTRTGDSELICTPGGEFADQVEVKATYQGAVADKVAATATLVKAADDPTENDKGPYFKDADGKAVRTLKDLETDAEGLLKLPKLYADDATGTFLLRIATSGGATLTVELKVAAESAEPTQEPASPSASPST; translated from the coding sequence ATGGCGGCGCAATTCGGCAGGCTCCGCAAGGGCGCGGTGAACACCACGGTCGCCGCGGTCGTGGTCGCGGCACTGGCCGCGTCCCAGGCTCCGGGAGTGACGACCGACGACGCCGGCCGAAGAGTCTCCACCGGAACCCAGCCCTCGCCGGACACGCCCGCCGAGAACAGCGCCACCGGCAACTCGCCGTACTACACCGACCTGCCGCCGCTGAACAGCCCCAACCCCTCGCCCAGCGCCGACGACGACACCCCCGTCGCCACCGGCGAGAGCGAGGCGGGCATCCCCGCGACCGTCCTCGACGCCTACAAGAAGGCCGAGGCCGCGCTCCGGGAGGCCAAGCCCGGCTGCAACCTCCAGTGGCAGCTCCTCGCGGCCATCGGCAAGGTCGAGTCCGGCCAGGCCCGCGGCGGCCGCGTCGACGCCGACGGCAACACCCTCTCCGCGATACTCGGCCCCCAGCTCAACGGCAACGGCTTCGCCAGCATCAGCGACACCGACGGCGGCGCCTACGACGGGGACAGCTCCTACGACCGCGCCGTCGGCCCCATGCAGTTCATCCCGTCCACCTGGAAGTGGGCCGGCCGCGACGGCAACGGCGACGGCCGGAAGAACCCCAACAACGTCTACGACGCCGCGCTCGCCGCCGCCCACTATCTGTGCCGCTACGGCTGGGACCTGTCCACCCAGGGCGACCTGGACCGCGCGATCCTCAGCTACAACAACTCGCGGGACTACCTGAACCTGGTCCTGAGGTGGCTGGAGTACTACCGCAAGGGCACCCACGAGATCCCGGACGGCACCGGCACCCTCCCGTCCGACCGCAGCGACGACCACGCGGGGGCCAGTCCCTCGCCGTCGCCCACGCCGTCGAAGACACCCACGCCGTCGAAGACGCCCGGCGGCTCCGCCAAGCCCGGCGGCAACAGCGGCGGCTCCACGAGCCCCAAGCCGACCCCGCCGAGCACGACCCCGCCGAGTACGCCGCCGCCCAGCACGACGCCGCCCACCCCCACCGACACGGTCCACCACCTGGAGGACAGGGGCACCGCCAAGCTCACCGCGACGGCCGGCGACACCTTCGCCGGGCGGATCCGCACCCGCGCCGAGACCAAGGCCGGCGAGGGCGTCGCCAAGGTCCGCGTCCGCTTCACGATCGTCGGCACCACCGACGCCGCCTTCAGCAACGGCGAGAAGTACGCCACGACCCTCACCAACCTCTCCGGCGAGGCGGTGGCGCCCACGCTCAAGGCGGGCGAGAACACCGGGACGTTCGTCGTCCGGGCCACCGTCGTCGGCCGTACGATCACCGGCCTCGACTACAAGGCCACCGTCACCGAGCGCGCCGCCGACACCCTGACCCGCACCGGCGACAGCGAGCTCATCTGCACGCCTGGCGGCGAGTTCGCCGACCAGGTCGAGGTGAAGGCGACGTACCAGGGCGCCGTGGCCGACAAGGTCGCGGCCACCGCCACCCTCGTCAAGGCGGCCGACGACCCGACCGAGAACGACAAGGGCCCCTACTTCAAGGACGCCGACGGCAAGGCCGTACGCACCCTGAAGGACCTGGAGACGGACGCCGAGGGCCTGCTCAAGCTGCCCAAGCTGTACGCCGACGACGCCACCGGCACCTTCCTGCTCCGCATCGCCACCTCCGGCGGCGCGACCCTCACCGTCGAGCTGAAGGTGGCGGCCGAGTCGGCGGAGCCGACGCAGGAGCCGGCGAGCCCGTCGGCGAGCCCCAGCACCTGA
- a CDS encoding SPW_0924 family protein: protein MRALIAAATGLAVALALVLALTAMGSPAGETSPKPLLTTVPAHP, encoded by the coding sequence ATGCGCGCCCTGATCGCCGCCGCGACCGGACTCGCCGTCGCCCTCGCCCTGGTCCTCGCGCTCACCGCGATGGGCTCGCCGGCGGGTGAGACATCCCCCAAGCCGCTGCTGACGACGGTGCCCGCACACCCGTAA
- a CDS encoding DUF3068 domain-containing protein, giving the protein MRRKASLILLALAVFFAALSPLLRWYAFPRLAKIPAGQYQDMVLEAKDATLLDYGTMQARKVPKVTIVQTLKGNVEESEKIEKTAGKDVVVWDGLSYVVGPDGKMVSKIPERYIFDAHTQEPVHATGEMVDGDPVKRGGIEFKWPFLTEKRDYEYFDAQARVTAPIHYKGTRNFRGVDVYYFEQTIPWTKVGFPRTMPVEGITPESVAKTGTTRWYTTVRKFWVEPLTGAPVYGEEIHKEELRGGTLLGGRDKVTAFAGHVKMREDYIDHTVNLVKSNRTLVLLMTSYLPWGFLTLGTLLLALSLYLEARSRRPRDPAPAKDTEPEPVSA; this is encoded by the coding sequence ATGCGCCGCAAGGCCAGTCTGATCCTGCTCGCCCTCGCCGTGTTCTTCGCGGCCCTGTCCCCGCTGCTGCGCTGGTACGCCTTCCCGCGCCTGGCCAAGATCCCGGCCGGCCAGTACCAGGACATGGTCCTGGAGGCGAAGGACGCCACCCTCCTCGACTACGGCACGATGCAGGCCCGCAAGGTCCCCAAGGTCACCATCGTGCAGACCCTCAAGGGCAACGTCGAGGAGTCGGAGAAGATCGAGAAGACGGCCGGGAAGGACGTGGTCGTCTGGGACGGCCTGTCCTACGTCGTCGGCCCCGACGGCAAGATGGTCTCCAAGATCCCCGAGCGCTACATCTTCGACGCCCACACCCAGGAACCCGTCCACGCCACCGGCGAGATGGTCGACGGCGACCCGGTGAAGCGGGGCGGCATCGAGTTCAAGTGGCCGTTCCTGACGGAGAAACGCGACTACGAGTACTTCGACGCCCAGGCGCGCGTCACCGCCCCCATCCACTACAAGGGCACCCGGAACTTCCGCGGCGTCGACGTCTACTACTTCGAGCAGACCATCCCCTGGACCAAGGTCGGGTTCCCCAGGACGATGCCGGTCGAGGGCATCACCCCGGAGTCGGTCGCCAAGACCGGCACGACCCGCTGGTACACCACGGTCCGCAAGTTCTGGGTCGAGCCCCTCACCGGCGCCCCCGTCTACGGCGAGGAGATCCACAAGGAGGAACTGCGCGGCGGCACCCTGCTCGGCGGCCGCGACAAGGTGACGGCGTTCGCGGGCCACGTGAAGATGCGCGAGGACTACATCGACCACACCGTGAACCTGGTCAAGTCCAACCGCACCCTGGTCCTGCTGATGACGTCGTACCTGCCCTGGGGCTTCCTGACCCTGGGCACCCTGCTCCTCGCCCTGTCCCTCTACCTGGAGGCCCGCAGCCGCCGCCCCCGCGACCCGGCACCCGCGAAGGACACCGAGCCCGAGCCGGTCAGCGCCTGA